From Roseburia hominis, the proteins below share one genomic window:
- the pfkA gene encoding 6-phosphofructokinase: protein MAEKIIRTIGVLTSGGDAPGMNAAIRAVVRTALGKGLKVRGIRRGYSGLLNEEIIDLSARDVSDTIQRGGTILQTARCDEMRTVEGQQKAAAICKKYGIDGLVVIGGDGSFKGAQRLSDYGVNTIGLPGTIDLDIACTEYTIGFDTAVNTAMEAIDKVRDTSTSHERCSIIEVMGRDAGYLALWCGIANGAERILLPEEHDYDELKIVEDIKENRKRGKKHYIIINAEGVGDSISMAKRIEEETGMETRATILGYMQRGGSPTCKDRVYASIMGAMAVDLLLEGKTNRVVGYKNGQYIDFDINEALDMQKGIPQYQYDVARQLAL, encoded by the coding sequence ATGGCAGAGAAAATAATAAGAACAATCGGTGTATTGACCAGTGGAGGGGACGCACCGGGAATGAACGCTGCAATCCGTGCAGTAGTTAGGACTGCTCTCGGCAAGGGTTTGAAGGTACGTGGAATCAGAAGAGGCTATTCCGGACTTTTGAACGAAGAGATTATTGATTTGAGTGCCAGAGATGTTTCTGATACCATTCAGCGTGGAGGTACGATTCTGCAGACGGCAAGATGTGATGAGATGCGTACCGTAGAAGGGCAGCAGAAGGCAGCGGCGATCTGTAAGAAGTACGGCATTGACGGCCTGGTAGTAATCGGAGGAGACGGTTCCTTCAAGGGAGCACAGCGACTTTCTGATTATGGAGTAAATACCATCGGACTTCCGGGTACGATCGATCTGGATATTGCCTGCACGGAGTATACGATTGGATTTGATACGGCAGTGAATACGGCGATGGAAGCAATCGACAAGGTTCGTGATACCTCTACTTCTCATGAGAGATGCAGCATCATCGAGGTAATGGGGCGTGATGCCGGATACCTGGCTCTCTGGTGCGGTATTGCCAACGGTGCAGAGAGAATTCTTCTTCCGGAAGAGCATGATTATGATGAACTTAAGATCGTTGAGGATATCAAAGAGAACCGGAAGCGTGGAAAGAAGCACTACATCATCATCAATGCAGAGGGCGTCGGCGATTCCATCAGTATGGCGAAGAGAATCGAGGAAGAGACCGGTATGGAGACGCGTGCAACGATTCTTGGATACATGCAGCGCGGCGGAAGTCCGACCTGTAAGGACAGGGTGTATGCCTCCATTATGGGCGCGATGGCAGTGGATCTTCTTCTGGAAGGAAAGACGAACCGTGTAGTTGGTTATAAGAACGGACAGTATATTGATTTCGATATTAACGAGGCACTGGATATGCAGAAAGGAATTCCGCAGTATCAGTATGATGTCGCGAGACAGCTTGCACTCTAA
- a CDS encoding DUF1934 domain-containing protein — MTQDVLLTISGLHTMEAMGDGEESNEPIEVITPASYYWKNGKHFILFDELVEGIPGVTKNKIKITGDTALEIMKSGITNAHMVFEKNKSNLTFYDTPFGQIEVGIHTRDMCVDVREDRIDVNVEYGLDVNHEATADCHIIMNIRPKHAAESVLS, encoded by the coding sequence ATGACACAGGATGTATTATTGACGATTTCCGGCCTTCACACGATGGAGGCTATGGGAGACGGGGAAGAAAGTAACGAGCCGATCGAAGTGATCACGCCGGCAAGTTACTATTGGAAAAACGGGAAACATTTCATTCTGTTTGATGAATTAGTGGAAGGGATTCCCGGAGTGACGAAAAATAAAATAAAAATTACAGGTGACACCGCTCTTGAGATCATGAAGAGCGGTATTACCAATGCACATATGGTATTTGAGAAGAATAAAAGCAACCTTACTTTTTATGATACTCCCTTCGGACAGATTGAAGTGGGGATTCACACGCGGGATATGTGCGTAGATGTGAGGGAGGACCGGATTGACGTGAATGTGGAGTATGGTCTGGACGTCAATCATGAGGCCACGGCGGACTGCCACATTATTATGAATATCCGACCAAAGCATGCTGCGGAGAGCGTTTTGAGTTGA
- a CDS encoding AraC family transcriptional regulator: MGKKKKAQMQFRYYRMAYGSSILALLGEKWIRSYGSDVEYLHFHNLLEIGYCYNGSGQLVLGKEEYRYEDDTFSVIPRHFPHTTNSDQGGINRWEYLYVDLEGVLGELFQNNTRKMNEIVKRINSRAMLKRASEEPQMAAKVLEIMNLIRCMDAYYMEEAKAIMAALLLDIARMFEAVGGEVIEEVRMEHAAMLVFCVLDYISFHYMEPIMVGELAQMCHVSETHFRRVFTGYMKMSPLQYINTVRIQNACEYLRKTDWQVADIANRCGFTTISTFNRNFKELMGKKPLEWRKCPENYEQQLLEFNIHSEEGW, translated from the coding sequence GTGGGAAAAAAGAAAAAGGCACAGATGCAGTTCCGCTATTACCGAATGGCTTACGGAAGTTCTATTCTGGCTCTGCTGGGAGAAAAATGGATTCGCTCTTACGGGAGTGACGTGGAATACCTGCATTTTCATAATCTACTGGAAATCGGGTATTGCTATAACGGGTCAGGCCAGCTAGTGCTGGGGAAGGAAGAGTATCGGTACGAAGATGACACATTTTCGGTGATTCCGAGACATTTTCCGCACACGACGAACAGTGATCAGGGAGGGATCAACCGGTGGGAGTATCTGTACGTGGACTTGGAGGGGGTTCTGGGGGAACTCTTTCAGAATAATACTCGTAAAATGAACGAGATCGTAAAGAGGATTAATTCAAGGGCAATGCTAAAAAGGGCGTCGGAGGAGCCGCAGATGGCGGCAAAAGTGCTGGAGATCATGAATCTTATCCGGTGTATGGATGCGTATTACATGGAAGAGGCGAAGGCAATCATGGCGGCCCTCCTTCTGGATATCGCCCGCATGTTCGAGGCGGTAGGGGGAGAGGTGATAGAAGAAGTCAGGATGGAACATGCAGCGATGCTGGTGTTTTGTGTGCTGGATTACATCAGCTTTCACTATATGGAACCGATCATGGTGGGGGAGCTGGCGCAGATGTGCCACGTAAGTGAGACTCATTTCAGGCGGGTCTTTACAGGCTATATGAAGATGTCGCCGCTCCAGTACATCAATACGGTGCGGATACAAAATGCCTGCGAGTATCTTCGGAAAACGGACTGGCAGGTGGCGGATATTGCAAATAGATGCGGGTTCACGACGATTTCCACATTCAACCGGAATTTCAAAGAGCTGATGGGGAAAAAGCCGCTGGAATGGAGAAAATGCCCGGAAAACTATGAACAGCAGCTCCTGGAATTTAATATACACTCGGAAGAGGGATGGTAG
- a CDS encoding extracellular solute-binding protein has protein sequence MKKRILAVCLAVAMVLSLVACGTKGTDEGDGKGGASTSENELTVWCWDPAFNIYAMQEAEKVYQKDHPDFKLNIVETPWNDVQTKLTTAATSGDLKSLPDILLMQDNAFQKNVISYPDAFASLKDSGIDFTQFPEAKTAYSVVDGVNYGVPFDNGTVVAAYRTDILKEAGFTVEDFTDITWDEYIEKGEVVFEKTGKPLLSCQAGEAQLVMMMLQSAGASLFDDEGKPDMVGNDALKKVLETYKELKDSGVLIEVNDWDQYVGSMTAGTVAGTVNGCWILASIQSAEDQSGNWAVTNMPRLVGVEGATNYSNNGGSSWVVTSNCKNIDLAYDFMKSTFAGSVELYETILPKSGALATYIPAGESEVYAEPQEFFGGQSVYKDVTEYSKEVPGNNTGVYYYEGQDAISTAVQNVVNGADIDGEIKTAQETTEFAMN, from the coding sequence ATGAAGAAGAGGATACTGGCTGTATGTTTGGCGGTGGCAATGGTATTGTCGCTAGTTGCCTGCGGGACGAAAGGAACCGATGAAGGGGACGGCAAAGGCGGCGCCTCTACAAGTGAAAATGAATTGACGGTGTGGTGCTGGGACCCGGCTTTTAACATCTATGCGATGCAGGAAGCGGAAAAGGTCTACCAAAAAGACCACCCGGATTTTAAACTGAACATCGTAGAGACACCGTGGAATGACGTACAGACGAAGCTGACGACAGCGGCGACTTCGGGAGATTTGAAATCCCTTCCGGATATTTTGCTGATGCAGGATAATGCATTTCAGAAGAATGTGATCAGCTATCCGGACGCATTTGCAAGTCTAAAAGATTCCGGTATTGATTTTACGCAGTTCCCGGAAGCGAAAACGGCTTATTCCGTAGTGGATGGAGTGAATTATGGAGTACCCTTTGACAACGGGACGGTCGTAGCGGCATACCGGACGGATATTTTGAAAGAGGCCGGGTTTACGGTGGAAGATTTTACGGACATTACCTGGGACGAATACATAGAAAAAGGGGAGGTCGTATTTGAAAAGACAGGAAAACCGCTTCTTTCCTGCCAGGCGGGCGAAGCGCAGCTAGTAATGATGATGCTGCAGTCCGCAGGAGCGTCCTTGTTTGACGACGAGGGCAAGCCGGATATGGTCGGAAATGACGCACTTAAGAAAGTGCTTGAAACCTACAAGGAATTAAAGGACAGCGGGGTCCTGATCGAAGTGAACGACTGGGATCAGTATGTTGGTTCCATGACGGCAGGCACGGTAGCGGGTACGGTGAACGGCTGCTGGATCCTGGCTTCTATCCAGAGCGCTGAGGATCAGTCCGGAAACTGGGCGGTTACAAATATGCCGCGGCTGGTCGGCGTGGAGGGCGCGACAAACTACTCCAACAACGGTGGATCAAGCTGGGTGGTGACATCAAATTGTAAGAATATCGACCTGGCGTATGATTTCATGAAGAGCACCTTTGCCGGAAGCGTGGAGCTCTATGAGACGATCCTGCCCAAATCCGGCGCGCTGGCAACCTATATCCCGGCTGGAGAAAGCGAAGTCTACGCTGAGCCTCAGGAATTCTTCGGCGGACAGTCTGTCTATAAAGATGTGACTGAATATTCGAAAGAGGTGCCTGGGAATAACACCGGAGTTTACTACTACGAAGGGCAGGACGCTATTTCCACGGCCGTTCAGAATGTGGTAAACGGAGCGGATATTGACGGCGAGATCAAGACGGCACAGGAGACGACCGAATTTGCAATGAACTAA
- a CDS encoding sugar ABC transporter permease has translation MTLSRKQNLSGWAFLAPATLLIVLTSFYPMFRALILSFQRGKGNALTWGGLYNYTRMFKDAIFLQSVKNCFFYLIIQVPIMLVLALILASLLNNKDLKLKGLFRTAIFLPCATSLVSYATIFRSLFAVDGLVNVLLVKFGILESGYNFLNHELSAKIVIILALIWRWTGYNMVFYLSGLQNIEYSVYEAAKIDGASPWQSFWKITVPLLKPTILLTAIMSTNGTLQLFDESVNLTSGGPANATITMSHYIYNTSFKYVSNFGYAAAMSFFILILVAILAFVQMKVGDKRD, from the coding sequence ATGACTCTGAGCCGGAAACAGAACCTGTCCGGTTGGGCGTTTCTTGCTCCGGCAACGCTGCTGATCGTATTAACCAGTTTTTACCCTATGTTCAGAGCGCTTATTTTATCTTTCCAGAGAGGAAAAGGAAATGCGCTTACATGGGGCGGACTTTACAATTATACCCGCATGTTCAAGGACGCCATTTTTTTGCAGTCCGTGAAGAACTGCTTCTTCTACCTGATCATTCAGGTGCCGATCATGCTGGTGCTGGCACTGATACTGGCATCACTGCTGAATAACAAGGATTTGAAACTAAAGGGTTTATTCCGCACGGCCATTTTCCTGCCGTGTGCGACTTCCCTGGTATCCTACGCGACGATTTTCCGTTCTCTGTTCGCAGTGGATGGGCTGGTAAATGTACTTCTGGTGAAATTTGGGATTCTGGAGAGCGGGTATAATTTCCTGAATCATGAACTCAGTGCAAAGATCGTGATCATTCTGGCGCTGATCTGGAGATGGACAGGATATAACATGGTATTCTATCTTTCCGGTCTGCAGAATATTGAGTATTCCGTTTATGAGGCGGCGAAGATCGACGGAGCATCTCCGTGGCAGTCATTTTGGAAAATTACGGTTCCGCTTTTGAAGCCGACGATCCTTCTGACAGCCATCATGTCTACCAACGGAACCCTGCAGCTCTTCGACGAGTCTGTCAACCTGACAAGTGGAGGCCCGGCAAATGCAACGATCACCATGTCGCACTACATTTACAATACCTCATTTAAGTATGTGTCGAATTTTGGATATGCGGCGGCCATGTCGTTCTTTATCCTGATTCTGGTGGCAATCCTGGCATTTGTACAGATGAAAGTAGGTGATAAGCGTGACTAA
- a CDS encoding carbohydrate ABC transporter permease, giving the protein MTKGKKAVVYIVLTIVSLISVFPLYWMVSAATNKSIDVMRGKLLPGGELMNNVHSLFAQCNVGTAMTNSFKYALILTVLSLVICSLAGYGFEIYHDRGKDAVMSVILLAMMVPFAATMIPLYQAFSKIGLLNCTAGFILPTLSTPFLIMMFRQSARSFPHDIIEAARMDGLNELQIFFRMFIPTMKSTYAAAMTITFMNAWNNYLWPKVIMTDKTSITMPMLVANLKEGYVTDYGVLMLAVLLCTIPTAIVFFVLQKSFAEGITGAVK; this is encoded by the coding sequence GTGACTAAAGGGAAGAAGGCGGTTGTTTATATTGTATTAACGATTGTTTCGCTGATTTCCGTATTTCCGTTGTACTGGATGGTATCTGCGGCGACGAACAAAAGTATTGATGTCATGAGAGGAAAGCTTCTTCCGGGCGGCGAACTGATGAACAATGTCCATAGCCTGTTTGCGCAGTGCAATGTGGGGACTGCGATGACCAATTCCTTCAAATATGCGTTGATCCTGACTGTATTGTCGCTGGTGATCTGTTCTCTGGCGGGATATGGATTTGAGATTTACCATGACAGAGGAAAAGATGCGGTCATGTCGGTGATTCTGCTGGCGATGATGGTGCCCTTTGCGGCTACTATGATTCCGCTGTATCAGGCATTTTCCAAGATTGGACTTTTGAACTGTACGGCGGGCTTTATTCTGCCGACCCTCTCCACCCCGTTTTTGATCATGATGTTCCGGCAGAGCGCCAGATCATTTCCTCATGATATCATAGAGGCGGCCAGAATGGACGGGTTAAACGAACTTCAGATTTTCTTTCGGATGTTCATTCCGACTATGAAATCTACCTATGCGGCGGCTATGACCATTACCTTCATGAACGCCTGGAACAATTATTTGTGGCCGAAGGTCATCATGACGGATAAGACGAGTATCACCATGCCGATGCTGGTGGCAAACCTAAAAGAAGGGTATGTGACCGACTATGGGGTGCTGATGCTTGCGGTACTGCTCTGTACCATACCGACTGCGATCGTGTTCTTCGTATTGCAGAAGAGCTTTGCGGAAGGAATCACAGGAGCAGTGAAATAA